The Patescibacteria group bacterium genome includes a region encoding these proteins:
- a CDS encoding PKD domain-containing protein, producing the protein MRDYLKLKTWLILVVMLIIGIGSAILITYFEFKDKEGVARAEGGNNVAGYAWSENIGWISFNCSNNNSCLTVDYGVNIDPITGNFSGHAWSENIGWISFNRGDTGIPPAEPYAGAGETTIANYDSATGKITGWAKILVLGDDGWINFNVSDEGEMPLEFPLNFPVDFEEISFGVFLNSETGDFSGWAWNGGEEDGAGIGWISFNCADAGAGGCSGHSYKVYSSLNAPPQAQNPTAPNWTYAQACSLYARQAFLRWEFSDPDEGASQGAYQIIIDDDSDPGDPLVDTGKISEGASQYSAGPDILDYDQTYYWWVKVWDNTDISSSLVAGPPFTTYKHELPDVDFAWSPANPSENEEIKFSHSSVVYGGSTISSLLWIAPDSSIDDPATSTPTIIFSSPGSHPVTLRVTDSDGYYCSKTETIDVSVGLPSWKEVQPR; encoded by the coding sequence ATGAGAGACTATTTAAAATTAAAAACCTGGCTGATACTGGTAGTTATGCTAATAATCGGCATTGGTTCGGCGATTTTAATCACTTATTTTGAATTTAAAGACAAAGAAGGGGTCGCCCGGGCCGAAGGCGGCAATAATGTTGCCGGTTATGCCTGGAGCGAAAATATCGGCTGGATCAGCTTTAATTGTTCTAATAACAATTCCTGCTTGACGGTTGATTACGGCGTTAACATAGATCCCATTACGGGGAATTTTTCCGGCCATGCCTGGAGCGAAAATATCGGCTGGATCAGCTTTAACAGAGGCGATACGGGCATTCCTCCGGCCGAGCCGTATGCGGGCGCGGGAGAAACCACCATAGCTAATTATGATAGCGCCACCGGAAAAATAACCGGCTGGGCCAAGATCTTGGTTTTAGGCGACGACGGCTGGATAAATTTCAATGTTTCGGACGAAGGGGAAATGCCATTGGAGTTTCCGTTGAATTTCCCCGTAGATTTTGAGGAAATCAGTTTCGGAGTTTTCCTAAATTCAGAGACAGGCGATTTTAGCGGCTGGGCCTGGAATGGCGGAGAAGAAGATGGCGCCGGCATTGGCTGGATTAGTTTCAATTGCGCCGACGCCGGGGCCGGCGGCTGCAGCGGGCATAGCTATAAAGTTTATTCCTCATTGAACGCGCCGCCGCAAGCTCAAAATCCAACTGCTCCGAACTGGACTTACGCGCAGGCTTGTTCTCTTTACGCCAGGCAGGCATTCCTGCGCTGGGAATTCAGCGATCCTGACGAAGGAGCTTCCCAGGGCGCTTATCAGATAATAATTGATGATGACAGCGATCCCGGCGACCCGCTTGTTGACACAGGAAAGATAAGCGAGGGCGCCAGCCAATATTCAGCCGGTCCCGACATATTGGATTATGACCAGACGTATTATTGGTGGGTAAAGGTTTGGGACAATACGGATATATCTTCCAGCCTTGTTGCCGGTCCTCCTTTTACCACCTATAAGCATGAGTTGCCGGATGTTGATTTCGCCTGGTCTCCGGCAAATCCGAGTGAAAACGAGGAAATAAAATTTTCTCACAGTTCGGTAGTTTACGGAGGTTCCACGATATCCAGCCTGCTGTGGATAGCTCCCGACAGTTCAATTGACGACCCCGCCACCTCCACTCCGACCATCATCTTTTCTTCTCCGGGAAGCCACCCCGTAACTCTTAGGGTAACTGACAGCGACGGCTATTATTGCAGCAAAACCGAGACAATTGATGTTAGCGTCGGCTTGCCGTCATGGAAAGAGGTGCAACCCCGTTAA